In Pseudomonas sp. ADAK18, a single window of DNA contains:
- the kdpF gene encoding K(+)-transporting ATPase subunit F, which produces MSVLDGVSLLLAVALFIYLLVALLRADRN; this is translated from the coding sequence ATGAGCGTTCTGGACGGGGTGTCACTGCTGTTGGCTGTGGCGCTGTTCATTTATCTGCTGGTTGCGCTGTTACGCGCGGATCGGAACTAG